A single genomic interval of Pyrobaculum arsenaticum DSM 13514 harbors:
- a CDS encoding helix-turn-helix domain-containing protein, with protein MEFKAEYYVVLEALSRGGKTAEEVAEVAGIEVHDAEAILSTLMAYGLVERREKGLVFRKEVYTLTERGWEVLEKWRHEVRDKLQKAAELRREGLREEADELVAPLAPALPALLAMGMLDLALYSAALGAAAAVPEEAITEEDTSEVGDFGVGDDEL; from the coding sequence ATGGAGTTCAAGGCGGAGTACTACGTTGTGCTTGAGGCTCTGTCCAGGGGCGGTAAAACTGCGGAAGAGGTGGCAGAGGTTGCGGGGATAGAGGTGCACGACGCCGAGGCCATTCTCAGCACCTTAATGGCGTATGGGCTTGTGGAGAGGCGGGAGAAGGGGTTAGTTTTCAGAAAGGAGGTTTATACTCTGACTGAGAGGGGTTGGGAGGTTCTTGAAAAGTGGCGGCATGAGGTGAGAGACAAGTTGCAGAAAGCAGCAGAGCTGAGGCGGGAGGGGTTACGGGAGGAGGCAGATGAGCTCGTCGCCCCCCTGGCGCCGGCGCTCCCCGCCCTATTGGCCATGGGCATGTTAGACCTGGCGCTTTACTCAGCGGCGCTAGGCGCGGCCGCAGCGGTGCCAGAGGAGGCAATCACGGAAGAAGATACTAGCGAGGTGGGAGACTTCGGCGTCGGAGATGACGAACTTTAA
- a CDS encoding EamA family transporter, which translates to MTLNAYAKITAAAALWSTLGVAASLGGDLIWLAFYRSIFAAVLSLAIAKGISRRGVVPGLFLGALFTTYPIAAVYAGVGPAAYLLYTAPLWTTLVLLPAGERPNKWGAVAVALVLAAVAVMLQASASGELSAIGLVAGLASGLFYGLYIATARLISKRGGAREASYGAMPYTVSVTAPVLLYHAQMNHAFPTASEILAGAYMGVLGTVLPYSLFASAVEKVEGSRASVVASSEPVLAALWGYLLFGQAPGPLTLVAYILLTAAAVIASKK; encoded by the coding sequence ATGACCCTAAACGCCTATGCTAAGATAACAGCCGCCGCCGCGCTTTGGTCTACGCTAGGCGTTGCGGCGAGTCTGGGAGGGGATCTTATATGGCTGGCCTTTTATCGCTCTATTTTTGCGGCCGTGTTGTCGCTGGCCATAGCTAAGGGGATATCGAGGAGAGGTGTTGTACCTGGGCTGTTTCTAGGGGCTCTCTTCACCACGTATCCCATCGCCGCTGTCTATGCCGGAGTTGGCCCAGCCGCCTATCTGTTATACACGGCGCCTCTCTGGACCACCCTGGTGCTACTTCCCGCGGGGGAGCGGCCTAACAAGTGGGGCGCTGTTGCCGTAGCGCTGGTACTGGCGGCGGTGGCGGTTATGTTGCAAGCGTCGGCCAGCGGGGAGCTATCGGCAATAGGGCTGGTGGCAGGCCTTGCCTCGGGGCTGTTCTACGGGCTGTACATCGCAACGGCGCGGCTAATATCTAAACGCGGCGGGGCGAGGGAGGCGTCCTACGGCGCAATGCCGTACACGGTGTCGGTCACAGCCCCCGTACTCCTCTACCACGCGCAGATGAATCACGCCTTTCCCACAGCGAGCGAGATCCTCGCAGGCGCCTACATGGGGGTGTTAGGCACAGTACTGCCATACAGCCTTTTCGCATCGGCAGTAGAGAAAGTTGAGGGGTCCAGAGCCTCTGTGGTGGCCTCGTCTGAGCCAGTGCTCGCCGCTCTGTGGGGGTACCTCCTCTTTGGCCAGGCGCCGGGACCCCTAACGCTGGTCGCTTATATACTGCTCACAGCCGCCGCTGTAATTGCGTCGAAAAAATGA
- a CDS encoding cytochrome ubiquinol oxidase subunit I — MPNPNLLRPLSALGVYFHGVYISLTFGLPVAIGVMLWKWWRTGDKVYYRAARLMTAVLAVNFALGAITGTLVEFGLVQIWPGVNLAIATFAFVPLALELIAFSNEIAFLILFIVTLGRVRPPVSIAILAAYAGFAYLSGVLITTVNSWMQAPWGVGPVAKALYPFMPEYGPNVVDVQKLVALKLAAVATGSPISLIIEKPGFAETVGIVLKDPNVALYSPYALVSMFHNILAAILIGMAVATAGWAYKYFKTGNEEYLKIVKPLAGAFAVIFVIQAPIVAHFMGEMVVEYNPTKFALMEGAVTTFNDPIIALVAYGDPNKPIVGFDQFEKACLSHGNATVGDLAKTLGIPTVLQLAGQTVDLNGIASLKLSDLCLADLQKAMSYMPLVHTTYYVKVAFAIIGGLAAAVLLFYFYKVPGLSSLAAAIARILGDERRRVFILALLLVLGTVIPAVGGWAVREIGRKPWTVYGLLYPSEVVTPVPYATSPGFLAVTYLVILAVNLGGLFAMYLVATREYKFLELLKRGAGVEKSESKVGA; from the coding sequence ATGCCGAATCCAAACCTACTTCGACCACTAAGCGCTTTGGGGGTATATTTCCACGGCGTGTATATATCGCTGACTTTTGGACTGCCCGTAGCAATTGGCGTGATGTTGTGGAAGTGGTGGCGCACCGGCGACAAGGTGTACTACCGCGCCGCCAGGCTCATGACCGCGGTTTTGGCCGTTAACTTCGCGTTGGGGGCAATTACAGGTACGCTAGTGGAATTTGGGCTGGTCCAGATCTGGCCCGGCGTTAATCTGGCAATTGCCACGTTTGCATTCGTGCCGCTTGCTCTTGAGCTAATAGCATTCTCAAATGAGATAGCCTTCCTCATATTATTCATAGTCACCCTGGGGAGGGTGAGGCCGCCTGTCAGTATTGCTATTCTAGCGGCCTATGCCGGGTTTGCCTACCTCTCGGGCGTGTTAATCACCACGGTCAACAGCTGGATGCAGGCGCCGTGGGGTGTAGGCCCCGTGGCTAAGGCTCTGTACCCGTTTATGCCTGAGTATGGCCCCAACGTGGTGGATGTTCAAAAGCTGGTGGCGCTGAAGCTGGCGGCTGTTGCAACCGGCTCGCCGATTTCGCTTATTATTGAGAAGCCCGGCTTCGCGGAGACCGTAGGTATTGTGCTAAAGGATCCAAACGTGGCGCTGTACAGCCCCTACGCCCTCGTTTCGATGTTCCACAACATACTAGCGGCAATACTAATAGGCATGGCAGTTGCAACTGCGGGTTGGGCATATAAGTACTTCAAAACCGGGAATGAGGAGTACCTGAAGATTGTTAAGCCGCTCGCTGGGGCCTTCGCCGTGATCTTCGTAATCCAGGCGCCGATCGTGGCCCACTTCATGGGTGAGATGGTCGTAGAGTACAATCCCACGAAGTTCGCCCTTATGGAGGGCGCCGTTACAACTTTCAACGACCCCATCATCGCGTTGGTGGCATACGGCGACCCCAACAAGCCGATCGTGGGCTTCGACCAGTTTGAAAAGGCGTGTCTCAGCCACGGAAACGCCACCGTAGGCGACTTGGCCAAGACGCTGGGCATCCCCACGGTCCTCCAGCTCGCAGGCCAGACCGTGGACCTAAACGGCATCGCCTCTCTAAAGCTCAGCGACCTCTGTCTCGCCGACTTGCAGAAAGCTATGTCGTATATGCCGCTGGTTCACACCACCTACTACGTGAAGGTCGCCTTTGCGATAATCGGAGGCCTAGCGGCGGCGGTGTTGTTATTCTACTTCTACAAAGTGCCAGGGCTCTCGTCGCTGGCCGCCGCCATAGCGAGGATTCTGGGCGACGAGAGGAGGAGAGTTTTCATTCTTGCCTTGCTCCTCGTGCTTGGCACCGTGATACCCGCCGTAGGAGGATGGGCCGTGAGGGAGATCGGGAGAAAGCCGTGGACAGTATATGGCTTGTTGTACCCCTCTGAGGTCGTGACGCCTGTGCCCTATGCAACAAGCCCAGGATTCCTCGCCGTCACTTATCTTGTCATACTTGCAGTGAACTTAGGCGGCTTATTTGCCATGTACCTAGTAGCGACTAGGGAGTACAAATTCTTAGAGCTACTGAAAAGAGGGGCGGGGGTGGAGAAATCTGAGAGCAAGGTGGGGGCATGA
- a CDS encoding cytochrome ubiquinol oxidase subunit I — translation MNEAVFIGFVGLGLAVTLHILFTAMTLGTGLIAAYYRWLAYRKNDAWSELFARKAFKVLIVSELFSGVWGTIITVFLAGFFTALTTLATNALFIPIAIAIASIMVRIPTIAISWYTWGKIHPKTHSLIMWVMALSGFGIPFGFRAIFAEINNPVAVGYYLQTGNNPGFMPYENPLFWTLYLHTVAAVISTGGFVAASLMSLEKDPKGISTALKIGFLVLMAQLSLGPLYWLSLSWYAPLLFNSVNTTFGPLFAIKLVAVATLFILGLQAYRKIKAGAAAPGYVKWLGPLALFIVVAGEVLNDGSHYPYMVIAGEKGLPATLFANFYMDIPMGAVYVILAFFIFSVVVFTTAAFYALYRRFLAEVPQAE, via the coding sequence ATGAACGAGGCTGTATTCATCGGTTTTGTTGGCCTCGGCCTTGCTGTAACTCTGCACATATTATTCACTGCAATGACGCTGGGCACTGGCCTAATCGCTGCGTACTACCGCTGGCTTGCATACAGGAAAAACGACGCGTGGTCAGAGCTCTTCGCGAGGAAGGCATTCAAGGTATTGATAGTATCTGAGCTTTTCAGCGGCGTGTGGGGGACAATAATTACCGTCTTCCTCGCCGGCTTCTTCACAGCGCTTACGACATTGGCCACTAACGCCTTGTTTATCCCAATTGCCATCGCAATCGCTTCTATAATGGTGCGGATCCCCACAATTGCAATAAGCTGGTACACCTGGGGCAAGATACATCCAAAGACGCATTCTCTTATTATGTGGGTAATGGCCCTGTCTGGGTTTGGAATACCCTTCGGCTTCCGCGCCATATTTGCAGAAATAAACAACCCGGTCGCGGTGGGCTACTACTTACAGACTGGCAACAACCCTGGTTTTATGCCGTATGAGAACCCGCTTTTCTGGACGCTGTACTTACACACCGTGGCCGCTGTTATTTCCACTGGAGGCTTCGTAGCGGCTAGCTTGATGTCTCTTGAGAAAGACCCCAAAGGCATCTCCACCGCCTTGAAAATAGGCTTCTTGGTACTCATGGCGCAGCTCTCGCTGGGGCCGCTGTACTGGCTATCTCTCAGCTGGTATGCACCTCTGCTCTTCAACTCGGTGAATACCACCTTCGGCCCGCTCTTCGCCATCAAGCTGGTGGCAGTGGCCACGTTGTTTATACTGGGGCTTCAGGCCTATAGGAAAATCAAAGCCGGCGCGGCGGCGCCGGGCTACGTAAAGTGGCTAGGCCCGCTTGCCCTATTTATCGTAGTTGCTGGAGAGGTGCTCAACGACGGCTCCCACTACCCCTACATGGTCATAGCGGGCGAAAAGGGACTGCCGGCGACACTGTTTGCGAACTTCTATATGGACATTCCGATGGGCGCGGTATATGTAATACTGGCCTTCTTCATATTCTCAGTTGTCGTGTTTACCACAGCCGCCTTCTATGCCTTATATAGAAGATTCCTAGCAGAAGTCCCACAAGCTGAGTAA
- a CDS encoding PaaI family thioesterase codes for MINTYNPEAWEMDMGWGKWLRSVDVYAINSFIQESEPIMAFLGYRIVELTEGRACAEFDGGQNTRRVGGVLHGGAIMVALDETMGLAALTVNDWEDQVTVELKVSFLEPGVKPPFRACGWVVRRGNRLAFVEGEVRDGDGRLIAKAFGTWYFLKRLVGEGK; via the coding sequence GTGATTAACACATATAACCCAGAGGCTTGGGAGATGGATATGGGGTGGGGCAAGTGGCTCCGCTCCGTGGACGTGTACGCAATTAATAGCTTTATTCAAGAATCGGAGCCGATAATGGCTTTCTTAGGTTATAGGATCGTTGAGCTGACAGAGGGGAGGGCTTGCGCGGAGTTTGACGGCGGACAGAATACCAGAAGAGTTGGCGGTGTGCTCCACGGCGGCGCCATCATGGTAGCGCTGGACGAGACCATGGGCCTTGCCGCGCTTACTGTAAACGACTGGGAAGATCAAGTTACGGTGGAGTTGAAGGTAAGCTTCTTGGAGCCGGGCGTCAAACCGCCTTTTAGGGCATGCGGCTGGGTTGTGCGGCGGGGTAACAGGTTGGCTTTTGTAGAAGGCGAGGTGAGGGATGGCGATGGGAGGCTGATAGCCAAGGCGTTCGGCACTTGGTACTTCTTAAAAAGGCTTGTGGGAGAAGGCAAATAA
- a CDS encoding nucleotidyltransferase domain-containing protein gives MADRLLIEDAKRRQEVFKNLDKYLAVIKYVVKSLDPDAEIYLFGSVAERRHILTSDIDVLVITTINPGVVLEKLWRAGIGDTFEIHVRTPDMLPLYRRHSKLVKI, from the coding sequence GTGGCGGATAGACTTCTGATAGAGGACGCTAAGAGGAGGCAGGAGGTGTTTAAAAACCTGGACAAATACCTCGCCGTTATTAAATATGTGGTTAAGTCGCTGGATCCAGACGCTGAGATATATCTCTTCGGCTCAGTCGCCGAGAGAAGGCACATACTTACCAGCGACATAGATGTATTGGTCATAACCACAATAAATCCCGGCGTGGTGCTTGAGAAGTTGTGGAGAGCCGGCATCGGCGACACCTTCGAAATCCACGTGAGAACTCCAGACATGCTACCTCTCTACCGACGACACAGCAAGCTAGTAAAGATATAG
- a CDS encoding TIGR00304 family membrane protein, with the protein MDIIVLALLLIFAGFFLIVLALLLSALRGSGEEGRVEAGGVVLIGPVPIVFGTSERIARLMLILAVALAAMALLLFLLPLLR; encoded by the coding sequence GTGGACATAATAGTGTTGGCGTTGTTGCTGATCTTCGCAGGGTTCTTCCTCATAGTACTCGCTTTGCTGTTGTCCGCTTTACGGGGGAGTGGAGAGGAGGGCCGGGTAGAGGCGGGAGGGGTTGTGCTCATAGGACCTGTGCCTATTGTGTTTGGCACAAGCGAAAGAATCGCCAGGCTAATGCTGATCCTCGCGGTGGCGCTTGCGGCGATGGCGCTTCTTCTTTTCCTCCTACCCCTCCTCCGCTAG